The genomic window TTATGATGAAAAAAATCGACGTTAAGATCCTAGACCGCCGCATTTGCGATCGTTTCCCGCTGCCGGCTTACGCCACTACGGGGTCCGCCGGTCTGGATTTACGCGCCTGCATCGATGAGCCGATGGTGCTGGCGCCGGGGGAAACCACCCTGATCCCGACCGGGCTGGCCATTCACATTGCCGATGCCAATCTGGCGGCTGTGATCCTGCCGCGCTCCGGACTGGGCCATAAGCACGGTATCGTTTTGGGCAATTTGGTGGGACTGATTGACTCCGACTACCAGGGACCGCTAATGGTTTCGGTATGGAACCGCGGCCAGGACATTTTCACTATTGAACCCGGGGAGCGCATGGCGCAGATGGTCTTTGTGCCGGTTGTGCAGGCGGAGTTCAATTTGGTGGAATCCTTCGATACCAGCGAACGGGGCGAGGGCGGCTTCGGCCACTCCGGGCGACAATAGCCCCTGACGATTCGGCCCACTACCCGGCATCGAAAAAAATCCATTAACGCCATAACGCCGCGCGCTATGGCCGGTGCCGGGTGTTTAACCATTATTGACAGTGATGACTCAGGGACCCATTTAGCATGGCAGAAAAAGAGAATACGAAACGCAACCGCCGCGAGGAGATTCTGCAGGCATTGGCGCAGATGCTTGAATCCAGCGATGGTAGCCAACGTATCACTACCGCGAAACTGGCAGCCAATGTTGGCGTTTCGGAAGCCGCGCTTTACCGCCACTTTCCCAGCAAAACCCGGATGTTCGACAGCCTGATCGAATTTATTGAGGACAGCCTGATTAGCCGGATAAATTTGATCCTACAGGATGAGAAAGAGACCCTGAATCGGCTTCGTCTGATATTGTTGTTGCTCCTCGGCTTCGCAGAACGTAATCCGGGTCTTACGCGTATCATGACCGGTCACGCGCTGATGTTTGAACAAGACAGGCTTCAGGGCCGCATTAACCAGCTGTATGAACGTATCGAGGTTCAGCTGCGCCAGGTATTACGCGAGCGCAAACTGCGCGAGGGTGAAGCGTTTGAGCTGGATGAATCGCTGCTTGCCAGCCAACTGCTGGCCTTTTGCGAAGGGATGCTGTCACGCTTTGTGCGCACCGAGTTTAAATACCGGCCCACGCAGGAGTTTGAGCTACGCTGGCCGCTTTTGGTAGCGCAGCTGCACTGAGCGCCGCGACGCACCTTTACAACGATCGGCACCAACGCGGAACGCCCGTCTCGCCCGGCCCGTTTAAATGCCGTATTGCTGCTGATAGGCACGGACCGCGGCGAGATGGCCGGCCATTTCGCCTTTTTCTTCCAGATAGGCGATTAAATCCGCCAACGTGATGATGGCAAGCACCTGGCAGTGATAATCCCGCTCCACCTCCTGAATAGCGGAAATCTCACTGCGCCCTTTTTCCTGCCTGTCCAGGGAAATCATTACACCGGCAAGCGTTGCCTGGTGCGCGGCGATAATCTCCATCGACTCGCGAATAGCGGTACCCGCGGTGATAACATCATCCACCAGCATCACTTTACCCTGAAGCGGGCTGCCGACCAGCGTACCGCCTTCGCCGTGGTCCTTCGCTTCCTTGCGATTAAAACAGTAGGGAACGTCCCGTTGATGTTGCTCAGCCAGTGCCACCGCGGTGGTCGTCGCAATGGGAATCCCCTTGTAGGCCGGCCCGAATAACACATCGAAACGCACGCCGGAATCCATCAGCGCCGCGGCGTAAACCCGCCCCAGGAAAGCCAGATCGCGACCGGTGTTAAACAAACCGGCATTAAAAAAATAGGGGCTGATACGGCCGGATTTAAGCGTAAATTCGCCGAATTTTAATACCTGTTTGTTTAATGCATACTCGATAAATTTACTCTGGTACTCTTTCACGGACTGTTACTCCTCACCGGTGGGTTGGACAAGCTATGGTGCAGAGTACCTGAAAGGTATCAGCGCCGGGGGGATGATAAAATGGCCGTTACCAAGATGCCAGCCATAAATCGGCTAGCGGCATGCTTCTGTACAAACGCCGGCAAGTGGGCACAGGTTGGCGGTATCGATCAGACGTTCTCTATGCAATGGCGTTTCATTGCTTACTGTTTAAGACTCTATTCGTTAGAAAAAAACTTGCGCAATTCTGCCACCGACAACCTCCCCGAACCTTGTTGCCAAATTGCCCGCTCTGATCTAACCGGTGACACCTGTTCTCCAGCGGCACCCATCGGATGGCTTGGGCCCGGCAGGGGCGTGCTGCTTGATGAGGAAGGCACACCTGCAGCACTGGTGGTTCTTACGGGCCAATTCGCGAATATCTCTTTAAACAGGCCGGGCATGTCTTTCTTGAATTCATTGGGCAACTCCGGCTTAGTTTTTGCAAACAAACTAGACGACATAATCAACGCTAAGGTGTCTTTATTGAACTTCGCCTTATTATCCTCTACGGCATGGTTATAGCAAAAGTTTACTGTTGAGAGCAATTGCCGGATATGAGCCTGCTCAACAAGCTTGTAACGATAGTGGTAAGCAATGTCGGCATTCAGCATATGACCGGATTGGCTTTTGTGAGCCTTCATCTTAAGATAAATATCTTGATTTATTGGTGTTAGTTCTCGTAATTGCGTGCCTAAACGGATAGGATTAGTGCGCCATCGCACCACTAGTCGCAAATAGCAGCGGCTAGACTGGTTAGGCTTACTTAAGCCGACTTGGATTTAATTTGCTTATAGATAATCTCCCCTACAGGCGCCCCTTCTTTAATGCTGCGATTAAGCGATGCGGCAGAGACATCGTTAAACGTCAAGCCGCGGCAGGTTAATGGCCTTGTATTTGCCCCTTATGGGGATAAAAGGTGCGGATACGCCCTTAAGGATGGCCTATACCATCTGACGGGTTAAACAGCGCCACGACGTCAATCGCTAGGAAGATTGAAAGATTAAGGGCAGCAAAGGAGGGCCGACGGGTATTGTGAGACCGCTTAAAAAGCGGCGGACTATCATTTATCCGCCGGGCGATATGCGCTGACGGCGGAAGACAATTGGCCCTAACAGCAGTGGGGATGTAGAGTGTGAAGGGCGGGCGTCTCATGATAATGCAGGTGCCCGCCCAGACGCCTGCTTAATCAACACTCGAGCGTAGCGGGCGCCAAACGGTGATCAACATCACGAAGCAGGCGCTAACAGCCCGCGATCGCGGTGGACTATGCTCCCACCAGCGCGGCTTTTTGCGCCTGAACCAGGCTATCGATGCCGCCACGGGCCAGCTCAAGCAGCGTGTTGAGTTCCTGCTGACTGAAAGGTTCTCCTTCCGCGGTACCTTGTACCTCAATCATGCGACCGTCTTCCATCATCACCACGTTCATATCGGTTTCAGCAGCCGAATCTTCGACATACTCCAAATCACACACCGCTTCACCGGCCACAATACCCACCGAAATCGCTGCCACGAACCCTTTCATCGGGTTGGTTTTTAGCTGACCTTTCTTTTGCATGCTGCTCAGGGCGTCGGCCAGCGCCACGCAGGCACCGGTAATGGACGCCGTTCGGGTGCCGCCGTCGGCCTGTATCACGTCGCAATCCAGGGTAATGGTATATTCACCTAATTTGGTTAAATCCACCGCGGCGCGCAGCGAACGGGCAATAAGTCGCTGAATTTCCAGGGTACGGCCGCCTTGCTTGCCCTTCGCCGCTTCGCGAGGATTGCGGGTATGAGTTGCGCGCGGCAGCATGCCGTATTCGGCGGTGATCCAGCCCTGCCCCTGCCCCTTGAGAAACCGCGGCACCCCCTCTTCCACCGACGCAGTACACAGCACGCGGGTGTCGCCGAATGCTATCAGCACTGAGCCTTCCGCATGACGGGTAAAATGGCGGGTAATCGTTACTGGGCGTACTTGCTGTACGCTTCGGCCTGCTGGACGCATAGGGGTTTCTCCGGCTCGCAAATCAAAGGTTGGCTGCGCATTATACGGACTTCACCGCCTAATGCCTATCTTGCCTGCCCCAGCGGGGCTATAATCCCAGCAACTTCTTAATAAACGGGTACGCCTATGATCCGCAGTATGACCGCCTTCGCCCGGCGTGAAATTAAGGGCACTTGGGGCACTGCCGCCTGGGAGCTACGCTCCGTTAATCAACGGTATCTGGAAACCTACATCCGCCTGCCGGAACAATTCCGCGGCCTGGAGCCGACTATTCGCGAGCGTATCCGCCTGCGCCTTACCCGAGGCAAGGTGGAGTGTAACCTGCGCTTCGATGTGAATCCCGGCGCGCAAAGCGCGCTCATACTTAATGAAAAACTCGCCAAACAGCTGGTGGAAGCCGCGCAGTGGGTGAAAATGCAAAGCGACGAAGGCGAGATAGACCCGCTGGCCATTCTGCGCTGGCCGGGCGTGATGGCCGCGACGGAGCAGGATTTGGACGCCATCAGCACCGAGTTGCTGTCCGGGCTCGACGCCACGCTCAACGACTTCATCAGCGCCCGCGAAACCGAAGGTAACGCGCTTAAAGCATTAATTGAACAGCGACTGGCGGGTGTCAGCGCCGAGGCGGCCACTGTGCGCCAGCAGATGCCGGCGGTATTGAATTGGCAGCGTGAAAGGCTGCTAAATAAACTGGAAGAGGCTCAGGTGCAGCTGGACGGTAACCGGCTGGAGCAGGAACTGGTGATGCTGGCGCAGCGAATAGACGTTGCGGAAGAGCTGGATCGCCTGGATGCCCATGTAAAAGAAACCTACCAGATTTTGACTAAAAAAGAGGTCGTAGGCCGTCGGTTGGATTTCATGATGCAGGAATTTAACCGCGAAGCGAATACCCTGGCGTCGAAATCCATTAATGCCAGCGTGACGGCATCTGCTATCGAATTGAAAGTGTTGATTGAACAAATGCGCGAGCAGATCCAGAACATCGAGTAAGGCTTCACGCGCTATCGCGTTACCTCACCAGGATATAAAGACCATGAAAAATTATGGCCTTTCTGTTTTATAACGTCTTGTCTCGTATCACTATAGCGCATGCTTAACGTGCAGTTAAACGTGTTCTCATTTAAAATCAGATATCTGCATTTGATTCAAATAAATGCATTTAAGTTCACACCTTCTGATGATTAACTCAGATGTCCCCAGGATCCCCTCCCTCACCGCCAGCGTGCCTGCGTAAGGTGGTGACGCCGCTTGCGGCGTCTTCCACCGTCAGGCCCTGCGGTCGGGCAATGCGCTCTTCAATCGCTTTGGCGGCCGCGTCGCGATCAAACGTCATTTCGCCGTTTACCAGCCGGGACGTTGCATCGCTTCCCGTCTTCGTCGCCGCTTGATGCGCGACCGCCGCCTCCCCCAGCGCTTCTCCAAGGAAATCGATAAACACGCTGCTTTTCAGCGGCATAAAAGGCCCGGCGGGCCAAAGCTCCCACAGTGGCTCGCAAAGTTCAGCAGGCACACCAACGCCCCCCGCCGAAGATCCTCCTGCACGTAATAATCGGGCAACCAGGCAAGCCCCAGGCCCTTTCTGGCGAAATCTCGCCGCGCATGCATGTTGTTGCACACCATGGGTCGATAGGCGCGTGCTGTTTTTATGGCTGCTGGCCATCATCGCCGTGTGCAATGGCCTGGCCATCGTAACCCTCCACTTATATCTCGATCATTGTACTCAGGGTATTATGCTCCCCGACTGATCATCGGGAAGTCGTGGGTGAGATGGAACCCTCCCTCGGGCTTAGAGCCTGTCCAATAGATTCATCCCCCACGACTTATCTCCCGCCTTCAAGACTGGACGGTATCCTGTGCCTGGAGCACGTATCTATAAGGAAGGTCATGGCGGTTTCCTGATTCACCCAGAAGGAGATAGCACGTGCAAATTCTCACCCCTGTCGGCATTGATGTTGCTTCCCAGAAATTTGACGTTGCAGTCTGGAAAGGTAAAGCAGCCTACAAATCCAAAGCCTTTTCTAACACGCCTAAGGGTTTCGATGCGCTGAAAAAATGGCTTGAGCCGTTCGGTGACTGCCATATATGCATGGAAGCAACAGGTGCTTACAGTGAGCCATTGTCTACTTTCCTGGCTGATGCAGGTTACGCTGTGAGCGTGGAAAATCCAGCACGCATAAAATCATTCGGCTGCAGTGAACTGAGTCGTAACAAGACAGATAAAGGCGATGCACGCATGATCGCGCGTGCTGGTCTGAATCCGATGTTGCAGGAGTCTGGGCTGTGGAAAGGTAAAAGTCGGATATCAAAGGTGGGCAACGCCATGATACGTAAAGCCCTGTATATGCCGGCCCTGACGGCAATGCGCTATAACCCAGCAATAATAGCGCTGAAAGAGCGTATGAATGCACGTAATAAATCAGGGAAAGTTGTCGTGTGTGCGGCAATGAAGAAACTATTGCAACAAGCTTACGGAGTGCTGAAATCAGGACAGGTGTTCGATGCTGGAATATGTCTTGCAAGATAACTGGCAAGACGGTATCTATTGGCTGCTGATGATATTGCGCATTGTGGCGGCACTCGGCCAGGCTTTCGGCTGGCAGCGGGGGTTCGCGCTATTCGGGATGCTGGGGCTGATGATTTTCGCTGCCAGCTATCTCTGGTTACCGTCGCTGCAAGACGATATCCCGAGAGCTAAACCCCAAACAGAAACACCCTCAGCGCCGCTATTGGGCGCGATTGGCGTTACGCTGCTGATGGTGACCGGCCATTTCACCTGTTACACCTATATCACCGCGCTGCTGCATTCACAGCTCAACATTGCCAGGGCTGCGATCCCGCTCCATTTATTACTCTTCGGCGTGGCGGGCGCCCTCGGCACGCTGCTCTCCGGTACACTTTCTCTGCGCCCGGCAATAATGACCGCGCTCGCCGGGGCCGGCGTGTTCGTCAGTTTATAGCTGATATTGACGGCCCGGCCTTGGGCGGGTTATTCCTGGCTTGTTATGGCTCTCTGGGGAGGCGCCATTGCCGTTTTGATTATCGCGCTGCAAAGCTGGGTCATTACGCTCGCGCCCGATAAGGCCGAATTTGCCTCGGCGCTGTATGTCATGGCGTTCAATATCGGTATCGGCGGCGGCGCGATGGCGGGCGGGTTACTGCTCGAACGCCTCGGTACCCCCAGCTTACTGTCTACCGGCATGGTTATCGCCTTCGCCGGTCTGATGATATGGGCATGGGCGCAACGTCAGGTGCGCGCCACGTGCGGTGAATAAGGCTTCGTCCCATTGGAAGGAATTATGTCCACGTTACCGGACTCATCCGAAGCTGCCAGCACGGCCTTAACGGCCATGGCACAGAGAATTCAGGCAATTGCGCAAACTGGCCTGACCTACGCCGCTGACGCATACGATATCAAACGCTATGAACAACTTCGCGATATCGCCGGCGCGCTGTTTGCGCAGCTCTCCCCCACCGACGCCCAGACGTTTATCAGTGCGTTTAAACAGCAGGAGGGCTATGCCACGCCAAAGGTCGACACCCGCGCGCTGATTCTGCGCCAGGGCAAAATCCTGCTGGTCAAGGAGGCGGACGATTCAGCCTGGAGTCTGCCCGGCGGCTGGGCCGATGTTGGCGACCGTCCATCCATGGCGGTTTGCCGCGAAGTCAGGGAAGAGACCGGGCTACAGGTGGAGGCGACCCGCCTGCTTGGATTATGGGATCGTAACCTGCACGGCAATCCCCCTATCCCTGGCACGTGTATAAACTGATTTTCCATTGCCGCGGCGGCGCGTTGCGCTTAAGACCTTAATCGCTGGATATCGGTTTCTTCGATCCGGAGAGGTTGCCGCCGCTGTCCCTCACCCGTATCGTCCCCGAAGAGATTTATACCAGTCTGGACATCATCAAGAACGCAGCGGACGCCGACGCCTGGTTCGATTGACGCTGACATGCCAATCCCCTCTGACGTGACGGTCATCTCCCCCCGCGCCATCCGCATCGACTTGGTCGATGACCTTATCGTCGCTGGCGGAAGGATTGTCGCCGGCGGCATCGGTAAACAGGCGCGGCAGGGACCCTACAGGGCCGCGGCGCCGAATGTCGTGTCGCTCGTCAAACACGGCGTCCGCCAGAGAGCAAGCCCTCTGAGCGAGTTAAAGGTAAAGCCGGGGGCCCGGGTTGGTATTATTTATTGGCGCAATATAAACACTGCGCACTGAATGAACCGACATTTTACGATGATTTAAAAAATAACAAGAAACGACCCTGAGCAATTATCTGCGTCAATATTTTACCCAGAAGCCACTAAAATATTCTCTCTTCCCGCAGATTAT from Sodalis glossinidius str. 'morsitans' includes these protein-coding regions:
- the dut gene encoding dUTP diphosphatase, encoding MMKKIDVKILDRRICDRFPLPAYATTGSAGLDLRACIDEPMVLAPGETTLIPTGLAIHIADANLAAVILPRSGLGHKHGIVLGNLVGLIDSDYQGPLMVSVWNRGQDIFTIEPGERMAQMVFVPVVQAEFNLVESFDTSERGEGGFGHSGRQ
- the slmA gene encoding nucleoid occlusion factor SlmA; translated protein: MAEKENTKRNRREEILQALAQMLESSDGSQRITTAKLAANVGVSEAALYRHFPSKTRMFDSLIEFIEDSLISRINLILQDEKETLNRLRLILLLLLGFAERNPGLTRIMTGHALMFEQDRLQGRINQLYERIEVQLRQVLRERKLREGEAFELDESLLASQLLAFCEGMLSRFVRTEFKYRPTQEFELRWPLLVAQLH
- the pyrE gene encoding orotate phosphoribosyltransferase, which encodes MKEYQSKFIEYALNKQVLKFGEFTLKSGRISPYFFNAGLFNTGRDLAFLGRVYAAALMDSGVRFDVLFGPAYKGIPIATTTAVALAEQHQRDVPYCFNRKEAKDHGEGGTLVGSPLQGKVMLVDDVITAGTAIRESMEIIAAHQATLAGVMISLDRQEKGRSEISAIQEVERDYHCQVLAIITLADLIAYLEEKGEMAGHLAAVRAYQQQYGI
- the rph gene encoding ribonuclease PH, encoding MRPAGRSVQQVRPVTITRHFTRHAEGSVLIAFGDTRVLCTASVEEGVPRFLKGQGQGWITAEYGMLPRATHTRNPREAAKGKQGGRTLEIQRLIARSLRAAVDLTKLGEYTITLDCDVIQADGGTRTASITGACVALADALSSMQKKGQLKTNPMKGFVAAISVGIVAGEAVCDLEYVEDSAAETDMNVVMMEDGRMIEVQGTAEGEPFSQQELNTLLELARGGIDSLVQAQKAALVGA
- a CDS encoding YicC/YloC family endoribonuclease — its product is MIRSMTAFARREIKGTWGTAAWELRSVNQRYLETYIRLPEQFRGLEPTIRERIRLRLTRGKVECNLRFDVNPGAQSALILNEKLAKQLVEAAQWVKMQSDEGEIDPLAILRWPGVMAATEQDLDAISTELLSGLDATLNDFISARETEGNALKALIEQRLAGVSAEAATVRQQMPAVLNWQRERLLNKLEEAQVQLDGNRLEQELVMLAQRIDVAEELDRLDAHVKETYQILTKKEVVGRRLDFMMQEFNREANTLASKSINASVTASAIELKVLIEQMREQIQNIE
- a CDS encoding LysR substrate-binding domain-containing protein — protein: MVCNNMHARRDFARKGLGLAWLPDYYVQEDLRRGALVCLLNFASHCGSFGPPGLLCR
- a CDS encoding IS110 family transposase, with the protein product MQILTPVGIDVASQKFDVAVWKGKAAYKSKAFSNTPKGFDALKKWLEPFGDCHICMEATGAYSEPLSTFLADAGYAVSVENPARIKSFGCSELSRNKTDKGDARMIARAGLNPMLQESGLWKGKSRISKVGNAMIRKALYMPALTAMRYNPAIIALKERMNARNKSGKVVVCAAMKKLLQQAYGVLKSGQVFDAGICLAR
- a CDS encoding MFS transporter; this translates as MLEYVLQDNWQDGIYWLLMILRIVAALGQAFGWQRGFALFGMLGLMIFAASYLWLPSLQDDIPRAKPQTETPSAPLLGAIGVTLLMVTGHFTCYTYITALLHSQLNIARAAIPLHLLLFGVAGALGTLLSGTLSLRPAIMTALAGAGVFVSL
- a CDS encoding NUDIX hydrolase translates to MSTLPDSSEAASTALTAMAQRIQAIAQTGLTYAADAYDIKRYEQLRDIAGALFAQLSPTDAQTFISAFKQQEGYATPKVDTRALILRQGKILLVKEADDSAWSLPGGWADVGDRPSMAVCREVREETGLQVEATRLLGLWDRNLHGNPPIPGTCIN